A single genomic interval of Mauremys reevesii isolate NIE-2019 linkage group 24, ASM1616193v1, whole genome shotgun sequence harbors:
- the SPRR3 gene encoding small proline-rich protein 3, which yields MSYFAYQYKQRNYTPYSTTRLMPHAEPCLVKGPSPRVTKCAESCDVKHPAPCTTKCRDPCAGKPSVPCATKCFEPHAHKRPVQYIPKFSEPAGVKCSTPCVTRYHEPYGLIHPQPFPERWNPCAPPYVPPYVTGYPQACGPTYVPSFPKYPYPYAPQWPDTWGYGNCGPC from the coding sequence ATGTCTTACTTTGCCTACCAGTACAAGCAACGGAACTACACCCCCTACTCAACGACACGCCTCATGCCACATGCCGAACCCTGCCTGGTTAAAGGCCCATCTCCACGCGTTACCAAGTGCGCAGAGTCATGTGATGTGAAGCACCCAGCACCATGCACTACCAAGTGCAGAGACCCATGTGCTGGGAAGCCCTCGGTCCCATGTGCTACTAAGTGTTTTGAGCCACATGCCCATAAACGCCCAGTGCAGTATATCCCCAAATTCTCCGAGCCAGCAGGTGTGAAATGCTCGACACCATGTGTCACGAGGTATCATGAGCCGTATGGTTTAATACACCCTCAGCCATTCCCAGAGAGATGGAATCCATGCGCTCCACCATATGTGCCTCCCTATGTTACGGGATACCCTCAGGCATGTGGCCCAACATATGTGCCGTCTTTTCCCAAATACCCATATCCTTATGCTCCCCAGTGGCCCGACACGTGGGGCTATGGAAACTGTGGGCCATGCTAA